Proteins encoded within one genomic window of Triticum aestivum cultivar Chinese Spring chromosome 2D, IWGSC CS RefSeq v2.1, whole genome shotgun sequence:
- the LOC123050765 gene encoding cysteine proteinase inhibitor 8-like has translation MRTSSFLLIIVVAFLYAIGSPAIGCGERMGNQLWNTAIENGWEPIGNINDQHIQELGRWAVLEFGKHVNCVLKFNKVVSGRQQLVSGMNYELIIEASDIGGKEDKYKAEVYEQTWTHKRQLLSFAKVK, from the coding sequence ATGAGGACATCTAgcttcctcctcatcatcgttgTTGCGTTCCTCTATGCCATCGGCTCACCCGCCATAGGCTGTGGGGAACGGATGGGCAACCAATTGTGGAACACGGCAATAGAGAATGGATGGGAACCAATCGGAAACATCAATGACCAACACATCCAGGAGCTCGGCCGTTGGGCGGTGTTGGAGTTCGGCAAGCATGTGAACTGCGTGCTCAAGTTCAACAAGGTGGTAAGTGGCAGGCAACAACTTGTTTCTGGAATGAACTACGAACTTATCATCGAGGCATCAGACATTGGCGGGAAAGAAGACAAGTACAAGGCAGAGGTGTACGAGCAGACGTGGACTCACAAACGCCAGCTCCTCTCATTCGCCAAGGTGAAATAG
- the LOC123050766 gene encoding cysteine proteinase inhibitor 8-like: MATCSQLLLALAVVAAAVDCTAAFDQDHTPFKPIPDLSVPRIQELGRWAVQQHNDQTGDRLTFTRVNGGQFQIVAPALNYLLDIDATNVDGTASTHTALIFVQYWTNTQRLDSFN; encoded by the coding sequence ATGGCGACCTGCAGccagctcctcctcgcgctcgccGTCGTTGCCGCCGCTGTTGATTGCACGGCGGCGTTTGATCAGGATCACACGCCGTTCAAGCCGATCCCTGACCTCTCCGTCCCGCGCATCCAGGAGCTCGGTCGATGGGCCGTGCAGCAGCACAATGATCAGACGGGCGACCGCCTGACGTTCACCAGAGTGAACGGCGGGCAGTTCCAGATTGTGGCGCCGGCGCTCAACTACCTGCTTGACATTGATGCGACGAACGTCGACGGCACGGCCAGCACGCACACCGCCCTCATCTTCGTGCAGTACTGGACCAACACGCAACGGCTCGACTCTTTCAACTGA